The following proteins are co-located in the Opitutaceae bacterium genome:
- a CDS encoding helix-turn-helix transcriptional regulator yields MNFWHSGHFQGLIGLHRTAAQRDFTHADMVLVAQLHPHFDTVLHRILNLNRERAVRLSLEKLLVDLPMPTVLLDWDLRVAWHNRSAIDACAAWNLGPERAAKEKRPGAIHIPAPLTAYCANFKVTWNPCCHRLCSLTSPPGVYFSLEAQPALRALINLLQLDAAPLSMPMFLIRFEDNRPVFCSRNGENARTAGLLARLSPRERDVAWLVGQGLSNDEVALHLSKSILTVKRQLRSIYQKLNVAGRGRLTAMLR; encoded by the coding sequence ATGAACTTCTGGCACTCTGGGCATTTCCAAGGGCTCATCGGCCTGCACCGCACGGCGGCGCAGCGGGATTTCACCCATGCCGACATGGTCTTGGTTGCGCAGTTGCATCCCCATTTCGACACCGTCCTCCATCGCATCCTGAACCTCAATCGCGAGCGGGCTGTGCGGCTTTCCCTGGAAAAGCTGCTGGTCGACCTGCCGATGCCCACTGTGCTGCTGGATTGGGATCTGCGGGTGGCCTGGCACAACCGTTCCGCCATCGATGCCTGCGCCGCATGGAATCTCGGACCGGAACGCGCGGCGAAGGAGAAGCGGCCCGGCGCGATTCACATTCCCGCGCCCCTGACGGCATATTGCGCAAATTTCAAGGTCACGTGGAATCCCTGCTGCCATCGTCTGTGTTCATTGACATCGCCGCCGGGCGTCTATTTCTCCCTCGAAGCGCAGCCCGCGCTGCGTGCATTGATCAATTTGCTTCAGCTTGATGCCGCGCCGCTGAGCATGCCGATGTTTCTGATCCGCTTCGAGGACAATCGACCGGTGTTCTGCAGTCGCAATGGTGAGAATGCACGCACGGCCGGTCTGCTGGCCAGATTGAGCCCGCGCGAGCGGGACGTGGCATGGCTTGTCGGGCAGGGGCTCAGCAACGACGAGGTGGCGCTGCATCTGAGCAAGAGCATTCTGACCGTGAAGCGCCAGCTTCGATCGATCTATCAAAAACTCAACGTCGCCGGCCGTGGACGCCTGACCGCGATGCTGCGCTAA
- a CDS encoding ATP-binding protein, whose translation MSNAMTFESQLQYLKLSHLSRHHEELTADAAKQRWSHAQFLRRIVEAEAHDRQQHALLRRIKAARFPVKKTLDQFQWDWPRQINEAQVRHLFELRFIEEHTNAVFCGGVGLGKTHLASALGYAACQAGHAVLFTTAVDAINSLLAAQAAHRLALELKKYVAPKLLVLDEVGYLPLDKAGADLLFQIISQRYERGSIIVTTNKAYKSWPTIFNNDAGITSAILDRLLHHAHTVVIEGKSYRMKDRRPEESPS comes from the coding sequence ATGAGCAACGCCATGACCTTTGAATCCCAGCTTCAGTATCTGAAGCTCTCCCACCTGAGCCGTCATCACGAGGAGCTGACCGCCGACGCCGCAAAGCAGCGCTGGTCCCATGCCCAGTTCCTGCGCAGAATCGTCGAGGCCGAGGCGCACGATCGCCAGCAGCACGCACTCCTTCGCCGGATCAAGGCAGCTCGTTTCCCCGTGAAGAAAACCCTCGATCAGTTCCAGTGGGACTGGCCCCGGCAGATCAACGAGGCGCAGGTGCGCCATCTTTTCGAACTGCGCTTCATCGAGGAACACACCAACGCGGTCTTCTGCGGCGGCGTCGGCCTGGGAAAGACACACCTGGCTTCCGCACTCGGTTACGCAGCCTGCCAGGCAGGACATGCCGTGCTCTTCACCACGGCCGTCGACGCCATCAACTCGCTGCTCGCAGCCCAGGCGGCGCACAGGCTTGCCCTTGAACTCAAGAAGTACGTCGCACCAAAACTGCTCGTTCTCGACGAGGTCGGCTATCTTCCCCTCGACAAGGCTGGCGCCGACCTCCTCTTCCAAATCATCAGCCAGCGCTACGAGCGAGGCTCGATCATCGTCACCACCAACAAGGCCTACAAGAGCTGGCCCACGATCTTCAACAACGACGCCGGCATCACCTCCGCCATCCTCGATCGCCTCCTCCACCACGCTCACACCGTTGTCATCGAAGGAAAATCCTACCGCATGAAGGACCGCCGCCCAGAAGAATCCCCCTCCTGA
- the mdoH gene encoding glucans biosynthesis glucosyltransferase MdoH, with the protein MARFIADNPDLGRVGRRRATFFSSAFALTALATWFMADLLWRHNGISGMEWLILVLFAVLFSQVAIGFVTAVLGYYVITRGGDARRITNTIDWERESVELGTTAVIMPVFNEDVSRVFEGLRVIYRSVEETGRLSHFDFFVLSDSNQPNQWIQEEVAWVELCRQVRGFGRIFYRKRRQQINKKAGNVADFLRRWGRKYRYMVVLDADSLMTGEALVRLVRMMERNTRTGIIQTAPRIVNGETLYARMMSFANRLYSPVFLAGLNYWQGPDGNYWGHNAIIRVQPFIDHCALPELPGSEPFGGRILSHDFVEAALMRKAGWQVWLAHDIEGSFEEGPPTLIDSAKRDRRWCQGNLQHTWLLTARGFRPANRFHLFMGVMGYVSSPLWLLLLVLSTIHVFNLLRDPGAASEQVGRSILPGYPLAIPEALTLFAFTMLLLFLPKILGLLAAAQNPSETSRFGGVGRMAVSALCETAISALLAPIAMLFNTKFVVFTLLGQGVSWVTQKRGADDGTDWREAILTHGEQTLFGVIWGVSAYILLPTFFWWLSPVLAGLVLAIPLSIALSKTDYGDAAKRLGIFLTPEEVAEPGLLQRLRRNLAECYQQLQPLERLRADYGLMQAVVDPYVNAVHVSLLRQRRPSEESRDYFFQLRQRLLGEGPVKLSAKEKMSLLLDAESMIWLHEELWRRPSASLADWWRLAIRQYNVLTAAPITALYR; encoded by the coding sequence ATGGCTCGCTTCATTGCAGACAATCCGGACCTTGGACGTGTCGGACGGCGGCGGGCGACCTTCTTCTCGTCCGCGTTCGCGCTGACGGCTCTGGCGACCTGGTTCATGGCGGACCTGCTGTGGCGGCATAATGGCATTTCCGGAATGGAGTGGCTGATACTCGTTCTGTTCGCCGTGCTGTTTTCACAGGTTGCCATCGGATTCGTCACGGCGGTGCTGGGCTATTACGTGATCACCCGCGGTGGCGACGCCCGCAGGATCACGAACACGATCGACTGGGAGCGGGAGAGTGTGGAGCTGGGAACCACCGCGGTGATCATGCCGGTATTCAACGAGGATGTGTCGCGCGTGTTTGAAGGCCTGCGTGTGATCTACCGCTCGGTGGAGGAAACGGGGCGCTTGTCTCACTTCGATTTTTTTGTCCTCTCGGATTCCAACCAGCCGAACCAATGGATCCAGGAGGAGGTGGCCTGGGTGGAGCTGTGCAGGCAGGTCAGGGGGTTTGGGCGCATCTTTTATCGGAAGCGCCGGCAGCAGATCAACAAGAAGGCCGGCAATGTGGCGGATTTCCTGCGCCGGTGGGGCAGGAAGTATCGCTACATGGTCGTGCTCGACGCGGATTCACTCATGACGGGTGAAGCGCTGGTCAGGCTGGTGCGGATGATGGAGCGCAACACCCGCACGGGCATCATCCAGACCGCACCACGAATCGTAAACGGCGAGACGCTTTATGCGCGCATGATGTCATTCGCGAACAGGCTCTACAGCCCGGTTTTCCTTGCGGGACTCAACTACTGGCAGGGGCCGGACGGAAATTACTGGGGGCACAACGCGATCATCCGTGTGCAGCCGTTCATCGATCATTGCGCGCTGCCCGAGCTTCCAGGAAGCGAACCCTTTGGCGGGCGCATTCTCTCCCATGACTTTGTCGAGGCCGCATTGATGCGAAAGGCGGGCTGGCAGGTGTGGCTGGCGCATGACATTGAGGGGAGCTTTGAGGAGGGGCCGCCGACCCTGATCGATTCGGCCAAGCGCGATCGACGCTGGTGCCAGGGAAATCTGCAGCATACCTGGCTGCTGACGGCGCGCGGGTTTCGCCCGGCAAACCGCTTCCACTTGTTCATGGGTGTGATGGGTTATGTTTCGTCGCCTCTGTGGCTGCTGCTCCTCGTGCTGTCGACGATCCACGTATTCAACCTGCTTCGTGACCCTGGCGCGGCGTCCGAACAGGTGGGGCGATCGATCCTGCCGGGATATCCTCTGGCGATTCCCGAAGCGCTCACGCTCTTCGCCTTCACGATGCTGCTGCTGTTTCTGCCGAAGATCCTCGGGCTGCTCGCCGCAGCGCAGAACCCTTCGGAAACGAGCCGGTTTGGCGGCGTCGGACGGATGGCGGTGAGCGCACTGTGCGAGACCGCCATTTCCGCATTGCTGGCGCCGATCGCCATGCTCTTCAACACCAAGTTCGTGGTCTTCACACTGCTTGGCCAGGGAGTGTCGTGGGTGACGCAGAAGCGTGGTGCGGATGATGGAACCGACTGGCGCGAGGCCATTCTGACGCATGGCGAGCAGACTTTGTTCGGCGTCATCTGGGGCGTGTCGGCTTACATTCTTCTGCCGACCTTTTTCTGGTGGCTGAGTCCGGTCCTGGCCGGCCTGGTGCTTGCGATCCCGCTGTCGATTGCACTCAGCAAGACGGACTACGGCGATGCGGCAAAACGACTGGGGATCTTCCTGACTCCCGAGGAGGTGGCTGAGCCGGGCCTGCTCCAGCGGCTGCGCCGCAATCTTGCCGAATGCTACCAGCAGCTCCAGCCGCTGGAGAGGCTGAGGGCGGACTATGGATTGATGCAGGCTGTCGTGGATCCGTACGTGAACGCGGTCCATGTGTCACTGCTGCGCCAGCGGAGGCCCAGCGAGGAGTCGCGCGATTATTTTTTCCAGCTTCGACAGAGGCTGCTGGGGGAGGGCCCCGTCAAGCTGAGCGCAAAGGAGAAGATGTCGCTGCTGCTCGACGCGGAGTCGATGATCTGGCTGCACGAGGAGCTGTGGCGTCGCCCGAGCGCCTCCCTCGCGGACTGGTGGAGGCTCGCCATCCGCCAGTACAATGTCCTGACGGCGGCGCCGATCACCGCGCTGTATCGGTAG
- a CDS encoding type II toxin-antitoxin system VapB family antitoxin, translating to MAANLHLDKELIIGAQKLGRLRSKRATVGEALREYVQRRRQFGILRTDRLRCGTAGTPQILEMHPKRTNTAGQCRLFQPTGRSRIWVRSLMRPGGNP from the coding sequence ATGGCGGCAAATCTCCACCTGGACAAGGAATTGATTATTGGAGCCCAAAAGCTCGGCAGGCTTCGATCCAAACGGGCGACCGTCGGGGAAGCGCTGCGTGAGTACGTGCAGCGACGCAGGCAGTTCGGGATTCTCCGGACAGATAGACTACGATGCGGCACGGCGGGGACGCCGCAAATTCTTGAAATGCATCCAAAACGGACGAATACTGCCGGGCAATGCAGACTATTTCAGCCAACGGGGCGAAGCAGAATCTGGGTGCGGTCATTGATGCGGCCCGGCGGAAACCCGTGA
- a CDS encoding type II toxin-antitoxin system Phd/YefM family antitoxin — protein MQTISANGAKQNLGAVIDAARRKPVTITKHGKPAVIVTSAEDYRDLRDLVHDFLKAEVRKGLDDLAAGRSQAFETKADLHLLFKGLKARLNGHKKNTPQAR, from the coding sequence ATGCAGACTATTTCAGCCAACGGGGCGAAGCAGAATCTGGGTGCGGTCATTGATGCGGCCCGGCGGAAACCCGTGACCATTACAAAACATGGGAAACCTGCTGTGATCGTGACATCCGCCGAAGATTACCGCGATCTGAGGGACTTGGTGCATGATTTTTTGAAGGCAGAGGTCCGAAAGGGTCTTGACGACCTGGCGGCTGGCCGCTCCCAAGCCTTTGAGACAAAGGCGGATCTCCACCTGTTGTTTAAGGGACTGAAGGCGCGACTGAATGGGCACAAGAAAAACACTCCCCAAGCACGGTGA
- a CDS encoding type II toxin-antitoxin system RelE/ParE family toxin, which produces MSRFVLSNRAIQDLEVIGSYIAHDSVEAAGRVLDYIEEQLNLLATRPLIGRVRPDLWQGMLCFVIGRPRWRSRYLIFYRCTGTGIEVARIIEAHRNIAAALEDMPSD; this is translated from the coding sequence ATGAGCCGGTTTGTCCTATCCAACCGTGCTATTCAGGATCTTGAAGTCATCGGCTCTTACATAGCCCACGACAGTGTCGAGGCCGCTGGGAGGGTGCTGGACTACATTGAGGAGCAATTGAACCTGCTGGCGACAAGGCCGCTGATCGGGCGTGTTCGCCCGGACTTGTGGCAGGGCATGCTTTGCTTTGTGATCGGCCGGCCTCGATGGCGCAGCCGCTATTTGATTTTCTACCGCTGCACCGGCACAGGCATTGAAGTCGCCCGAATCATTGAAGCCCATCGAAACATCGCCGCAGCCCTTGAGGATATGCCGTCCGATTGA
- a CDS encoding IS21 family transposase yields MNMTQIAAALGLHWQTVRTWLKRGKYERSRGAQRPRRSKLDPYRAAIARLIEAHPLSAMQVWCRLKEQGYEGSYSIVKEYIRRIRPPRTEAFLTLKFAPGQCAQVDWGSFGAVEVDGTRRALSFFVLVLGYSRWLHVEFTLGQGQEWFLGAHQRAFELLGGVPQEVMVDNCKTAVLSHAPGTEPVYNPQYLDFARHHGFRIKACGPGHPQSKGIVESAVAYVKKSFLSGRAITRFAELNPAVKLWLDTVANVREHGETKVRPLDRLAEERVHLLALSPQPYAAVQTRTVRASRRFRVTIDTNRYSVPPRHAGALLTAQLSSELVRLYAGTSLVAEHVRRFGRRLDMENPDHVRELEAQRKSGARQRLLIRFLELTPAAGPYHRALVERRMNAGHHLHRIVELIPAYGAEALAHAIESAHQLGAYSSDYIVNLLEQRARRLPEPGPLHLTRAPGALELELPAPDLTPYTHEQRHDL; encoded by the coding sequence ATGAACATGACGCAGATTGCGGCCGCACTCGGGCTGCATTGGCAGACTGTCAGGACATGGCTCAAGCGCGGAAAGTACGAGCGCAGTCGCGGCGCGCAAAGACCCCGCCGCTCCAAGCTCGATCCGTACCGCGCGGCGATCGCACGGCTGATCGAGGCGCATCCGCTGAGCGCGATGCAGGTTTGGTGCAGGCTCAAGGAGCAGGGCTACGAGGGCAGCTACTCGATCGTGAAGGAGTACATTCGCCGGATACGTCCACCCCGCACGGAGGCGTTCCTGACGCTGAAGTTTGCGCCCGGCCAGTGCGCCCAGGTCGACTGGGGCAGCTTCGGCGCGGTCGAGGTGGACGGCACCAGGCGCGCATTGAGTTTCTTTGTGCTGGTGCTCGGTTACAGCCGGTGGCTGCACGTCGAGTTTACACTGGGTCAAGGTCAGGAGTGGTTCCTCGGCGCCCACCAGCGCGCGTTCGAACTGCTCGGTGGCGTGCCGCAGGAGGTGATGGTCGACAACTGCAAGACGGCCGTTCTTTCGCACGCGCCCGGGACCGAGCCGGTGTACAACCCGCAGTACCTCGATTTTGCCCGGCACCACGGCTTTCGGATCAAGGCCTGCGGGCCGGGTCATCCGCAGTCCAAGGGCATCGTCGAGAGCGCCGTCGCGTATGTGAAGAAGAGTTTCCTTTCGGGCCGCGCGATCACACGGTTTGCCGAACTCAATCCGGCCGTGAAGCTGTGGCTCGACACGGTGGCCAACGTGCGCGAGCACGGTGAAACGAAGGTCCGCCCGCTCGACCGGCTGGCGGAGGAGCGCGTGCACCTGCTTGCGCTCAGCCCCCAGCCCTACGCCGCGGTCCAGACACGCACCGTGCGCGCCTCCCGGCGCTTCCGCGTCACGATCGACACCAACCGCTACTCGGTTCCTCCAAGACATGCGGGAGCGCTGCTGACCGCGCAGCTTTCCAGCGAACTGGTGCGGCTGTACGCCGGCACGAGCCTGGTCGCGGAGCATGTCCGCCGTTTCGGCCGGAGGCTGGACATGGAGAACCCCGATCATGTGCGCGAACTGGAGGCACAGAGGAAATCCGGCGCCCGGCAGCGGCTGCTGATTCGATTCCTCGAACTGACTCCCGCAGCCGGACCGTATCATCGTGCGCTTGTGGAGCGGCGCATGAATGCCGGCCATCACCTTCATCGCATCGTCGAACTGATCCCCGCCTACGGCGCCGAAGCCCTCGCGCACGCCATCGAGAGCGCCCACCAACTCGGAGCCTACTCCAGCGACTACATCGTGAATCTCCTCGAACAGCGCGCACGGCGACTGCCCGAGCCCGGCCCCTTGCATCTGACCCGCGCTCCCGGAGCGCTCGAACTGGAACTGCCCGCACCCGATCTGACCCCCTACACCCATGAGCAACGCCATGACCTTTGA